GACGCATGAAAAATCCATAAAATATTTTTATAGATATAGTCGCATACACAGATGCCGGCGGGAAACGGGATGATTCGCGGCGCGGGTCCGGTGGAGCGGGGGGTTTGCGCATGATCGAGCGGGTCAAGACCGGCGTCGATGGCTTGGACGAGCTTACCGGCGGGGGCCTCCCCGCAGGCGCTGTGACTCTCGTGAGTGGCCCCGCGGGCAGCGGGAAGAGCCTCCTGTGCCTCCATTTCGCCTGCCAGGGCGCGGTGCGAGAGGGCGAACCAGCTCTCTACATCTCACTGGAAGAGAGCTCGGAGAGCATCTCCCGGGCCCTCTCGTGCTACAAAATCTGCGAGCGCTCCCCGTTTGAAAACGGCAGGCTCACCATAATGGACATGGGCTGGCTGCGGAAGAGGCTCATCGAGGGCGGGCCGGGATTGGGGCTGGCCAGGCTCGAGAGCATCTGGAAAGAGGGGAGGTCCTACTTGGTCAGCACCGACTGGATGAGGGAGGAGGCGCAGGTCGAGAGCGAGCTCGAGGCGGGCATGGTCGGCTTCAGGACGCTGGAGGCCGCCATTGACCACTTCTCCTCGGAGAATGGGATGAAGAGGCTGGTCATCGACTCGATAGCCGCGGTAGGCCTCTACTACCTCAGGCCCGAGGAGCTCAGGAGGGAGCTCTTCAGGTTCGGCAGGTTCCTGAGGGACAGGGGGGTCTCCTCGATGGTTGTCACCGAATCCCCTAGCCCGGCCCACGGCCAGACCAGGTACGGCATCGAGCACTTCATCGCCGACACCCACATCGTCCTGGGCATCAGGACCCTCAGGGGCGAGTCGAGGAGGACGATTCAGGTGC
This genomic interval from Thermoplasmata archaeon contains the following:
- a CDS encoding ATPase domain-containing protein, giving the protein MIERVKTGVDGLDELTGGGLPAGAVTLVSGPAGSGKSLLCLHFACQGAVREGEPALYISLEESSESISRALSCYKICERSPFENGRLTIMDMGWLRKRLIEGGPGLGLARLESIWKEGRSYLVSTDWMREEAQVESELEAGMVGFRTLEAAIDHFSSENGMKRLVIDSIAAVGLYYLRPEELRRELFRFGRFLRDRGVSSMVVTESPSPAHGQTRYGIEHFIADTHIVLGIRTLRGESRRTIQVQKMRFGTHDSGIHPFTITERGIEINTREYIRY